A DNA window from Paenibacillus andongensis contains the following coding sequences:
- a CDS encoding ABC transporter substrate-binding protein, translating to MKVKGKLLSAVLVLCMSFSAILAGCSSNEKNPESSASNKGQQTSEKGTSGSSDKSITVLVEGGSPANTVATQTAEEFKQKTGYEVKIETVPYIGVYDKLNVEMKANSGAYDVATIDILWFPALAKNLVAMDDIMTDEVKNDFVPNVVDGGKVNGKILGMPVWTNSKILLYRTDLFNDPKEQDAFKAKYGYELKPPANWQQYRDVAKFFTRDTNNDGTTDLYGTGILGMNNGDSVASWLDHAAQAGAKPLVIGKDNKALVNSEPYVKALEFETKILREDKSAPEGALNMASSEISEMFWNGKMAMMLEWAHFFVPSNDPGKSKVAGKVGAAPMIAGDSGVGVVPGPWYQVIPSTSKKQDIAKQYVKFIYEKNELFMKALGVAARKSVFEKYGQKPEYAHLKALETTLAASQTQNRPVMPHWNEIENEALVIAIQLALSGKETPQAALDRAAAKINEIQGR from the coding sequence ATGAAAGTAAAAGGTAAATTATTATCTGCTGTTCTTGTACTGTGTATGTCTTTTTCAGCGATATTGGCTGGCTGTTCCAGTAATGAAAAGAACCCTGAAAGCTCTGCGTCCAATAAAGGACAACAGACTTCTGAGAAAGGAACGTCTGGCTCGTCGGACAAATCCATAACGGTTTTGGTTGAGGGGGGAAGTCCGGCTAATACGGTCGCCACCCAGACCGCGGAAGAATTCAAGCAAAAGACCGGCTATGAAGTGAAAATTGAGACGGTTCCCTACATCGGTGTCTACGACAAATTGAACGTAGAAATGAAAGCGAACTCAGGAGCATACGATGTTGCCACGATCGATATCTTGTGGTTTCCTGCTTTGGCCAAAAACTTGGTAGCTATGGATGACATCATGACGGACGAAGTTAAAAATGATTTTGTGCCAAATGTAGTCGATGGCGGTAAAGTAAACGGTAAAATTCTGGGCATGCCAGTTTGGACGAATTCAAAGATTTTACTGTATCGAACCGATCTGTTTAATGATCCGAAGGAACAAGACGCATTTAAGGCTAAATATGGATATGAGTTGAAGCCGCCTGCGAATTGGCAGCAATACAGGGATGTCGCCAAGTTCTTTACCCGTGATACGAATAATGATGGGACAACTGATCTGTATGGTACCGGCATATTAGGAATGAATAACGGGGATTCGGTTGCCAGTTGGTTGGACCATGCAGCGCAAGCAGGAGCCAAGCCGCTAGTTATAGGCAAAGATAATAAAGCCTTAGTCAACTCGGAGCCGTATGTAAAAGCTCTGGAGTTTGAAACAAAGATTTTGCGTGAAGATAAGTCTGCACCAGAAGGTGCGCTGAACATGGCTTCTTCTGAAATTTCTGAAATGTTTTGGAATGGAAAAATGGCGATGATGCTGGAGTGGGCTCATTTCTTTGTCCCTTCTAACGATCCTGGTAAATCGAAAGTAGCGGGGAAAGTGGGAGCAGCGCCGATGATTGCCGGAGATTCCGGGGTAGGTGTTGTACCTGGACCTTGGTATCAAGTGATCCCGAGCACGTCCAAAAAGCAAGATATTGCAAAACAATACGTGAAATTTATTTACGAAAAAAATGAATTGTTTATGAAAGCATTGGGTGTGGCTGCACGAAAATCGGTCTTTGAGAAATACGGCCAAAAACCGGAATATGCACATCTGAAAGCGCTTGAAACTACGCTGGCTGCCAGCCAAACTCAGAATCGTCCGGTAATGCCACATTGGAACGAAATCGAAAATGAAGCATTAGTCATTGCGATTCAATTAGCACTCTCCGGAAAAGAAACTCCGCAAGCAGCATTAGACAGAGCAGCAGCGAAAATTAACGAGATACAAGGCAGATAA
- a CDS encoding CitMHS family transporter produces MFLSILGFLMIATFMYLIMSKRLSAMIALILIPVVFALIGGFSSDLGNLMLSGVKSIAPTGVMLVFGILYFGIMIDAGLFDPVVDKTLKAVKGDPVKIVVGTAVLALLVSLDGDGSTTYMIVIAAMLPLYRRLGMNPLILTAVTMLSSGVMNIIPWGGPTARVMSALHLDASQVFTPVIPCMITAVLWVVFVAYILGKKERKRLGHSHESLSKEEEIASFRIAATLEVPEYKRPKLLWVNFTLTAALIVSLVMNILPIPVLFMIAFALAMMINYPNLEEQKERMSAHAGNALSVAGMVFAAGIFTGILTGTKMVDAMAGTLVAMIPDALGPHMPIFTAIISMPFTFFMSNDAFYFGILPLITKATAAYGIEAGDMARASLLGQPVHLLSPLVPSTYLLVGLAGVNFGDHQRFTLKWAIGTTIVMLITALVIGIIAF; encoded by the coding sequence ATGTTTTTATCCATATTAGGATTTCTAATGATCGCCACTTTTATGTATTTGATTATGTCAAAACGCCTTTCTGCTATGATCGCCCTTATTTTAATTCCGGTTGTGTTTGCTTTAATAGGTGGCTTCTCTTCCGATTTGGGCAACCTCATGCTTTCAGGCGTGAAATCGATTGCACCTACAGGTGTCATGCTAGTCTTTGGTATCTTGTACTTCGGCATTATGATCGATGCGGGACTGTTTGACCCCGTTGTCGACAAAACACTAAAGGCAGTAAAAGGAGATCCCGTTAAAATTGTTGTAGGTACTGCTGTACTGGCTCTCTTGGTCTCCCTGGACGGTGATGGATCCACCACTTACATGATCGTTATTGCCGCTATGCTTCCACTGTATCGAAGACTCGGTATGAATCCGTTAATCTTGACGGCTGTAACCATGTTAAGCAGCGGGGTTATGAACATCATTCCATGGGGCGGACCGACAGCCAGAGTGATGAGCGCCTTGCATCTGGATGCATCCCAAGTGTTTACTCCGGTGATCCCGTGTATGATTACAGCGGTTTTGTGGGTCGTGTTCGTCGCCTATATACTTGGCAAAAAAGAACGTAAGAGACTTGGGCATTCGCACGAATCATTGAGTAAAGAGGAAGAAATAGCAAGTTTCCGAATCGCAGCAACGCTTGAAGTGCCGGAATACAAACGTCCAAAACTGTTATGGGTTAATTTTACGCTTACAGCGGCGCTGATTGTTTCCTTAGTTATGAATATCCTTCCGATTCCTGTGTTGTTTATGATAGCGTTTGCACTTGCGATGATGATCAACTATCCCAATCTGGAAGAACAAAAAGAGCGTATGTCAGCACATGCAGGCAATGCCTTGTCAGTTGCAGGAATGGTATTCGCTGCAGGAATTTTCACGGGAATACTTACAGGTACGAAAATGGTCGATGCGATGGCAGGTACGCTGGTTGCTATGATACCTGATGCATTGGGACCGCATATGCCGATCTTTACAGCAATCATTAGCATGCCGTTTACGTTCTTCATGTCCAACGATGCTTTTTATTTTGGTATTCTGCCTCTGATTACGAAGGCAACAGCCGCTTATGGCATTGAAGCAGGGGATATGGCTCGCGCTTCTTTGCTTGGACAGCCTGTGCACCTGCTCAGTCCCTTGGTGCCATCGACGTATCTGCTCGTTGGACTTGCGGGAGTGAATTTTGGAGATCATCAACGATTTACTTTAAAATGGGCCATTGGAACAACCATTGTTATGCTGATTACAGCTCTTGTGATCGGAATTATCGCTTTTTAA
- a CDS encoding carbohydrate ABC transporter permease — translation MVITMSKQKSRVAGLFVLIISCIFLIVTLFPYAYLVLSSLKPPREVISTNPSLFPSVFTLSNYNALFHQLTVGKYFINSLLTALAGTLLSVFLGSLAAYGLTRFSSKLGNLFLLFTLGVRMTPLISVAIPLYRIIGQLGLMDTKLALVLVYTSINIPFVIWMMIGFFDNLPKELDESGRVDGCGMFGTFIRIILPISLPGIATTAIFSFMLSWNDFLFALLLTSTSAKTVPVGISEFLTAYGLDLGPMTAAATLFSVPVMLFSFVMQNYIVSGMTMGAVKE, via the coding sequence ATGGTTATAACCATGAGTAAACAAAAATCTAGAGTTGCCGGGTTATTTGTACTCATTATCTCATGTATCTTTTTGATTGTTACTTTATTCCCATATGCGTACCTTGTGTTATCTTCATTGAAACCGCCAAGGGAAGTGATCTCCACAAATCCGTCGTTGTTTCCTTCCGTTTTTACTTTATCCAATTATAATGCCCTGTTTCATCAACTGACCGTCGGCAAATATTTTATTAACAGTCTTCTAACCGCATTGGCAGGGACGCTATTGAGTGTTTTTCTGGGATCATTAGCTGCTTATGGCTTAACCAGGTTTTCATCGAAGCTCGGGAATTTGTTTTTGCTGTTTACTTTAGGGGTGCGTATGACGCCTCTGATCAGTGTTGCAATTCCCCTCTACCGTATTATTGGGCAATTAGGTTTAATGGATACAAAATTAGCACTAGTCTTAGTCTACACTAGCATAAACATTCCTTTTGTCATATGGATGATGATTGGTTTTTTCGACAATTTGCCAAAAGAGCTTGATGAATCCGGGCGTGTCGATGGATGCGGAATGTTTGGAACATTTATCCGTATTATTTTGCCGATCTCGCTGCCTGGAATCGCAACAACCGCAATTTTTAGCTTTATGCTTTCTTGGAATGATTTCTTGTTCGCTTTACTTTTAACCAGCACTTCGGCTAAAACCGTGCCAGTGGGAATTTCTGAGTTTTTAACAGCCTACGGTTTGGATCTAGGACCCATGACGGCTGCGGCAACCCTTTTTAGCGTGCCTGTCATGCTATTTTCATTTGTTATGCAAAATTACATTGTTAGCGGAATGACGATGGGTGCCGTGAAGGAATAG
- a CDS encoding carbohydrate ABC transporter permease codes for MTSRDQKFSFLFFLPAFVFMILFFVYPMLLLFKDSFFDDDDPSKFIGLHHYTKALTSDTFYQSLFNTIEYVIGAVAIELILGMILALLLSTGFKGANIIRTLLLSPLMISPLVCGLIWKFMLNDQFGILNVILYKIGLVKTPQSILWLSDSKYALISCMIADVWLTTPFMMLILLAGIQGIPESLYEAARIDGANKFQNFVHITLPSLKPVIVVAVIIRIIDAAKSFDIIWVMTQGGPSGSSSLVSTLIYKSVARYNQEGYASAMAVIFMIILLAICSFFFKQFWNPTKKAVR; via the coding sequence ATGACTTCAAGGGATCAGAAGTTTTCTTTCTTATTTTTTTTACCAGCTTTCGTTTTCATGATCTTGTTTTTTGTTTACCCGATGCTGCTGCTTTTTAAAGACAGCTTTTTTGACGATGACGATCCTTCCAAATTTATAGGTTTACACCATTACACTAAGGCACTCACTTCGGATACCTTCTATCAATCCTTGTTTAATACGATCGAATATGTCATTGGCGCAGTAGCCATTGAGCTGATATTAGGCATGATCCTTGCGCTTTTGCTGAGTACTGGGTTCAAAGGCGCCAACATCATTCGGACTTTACTACTGAGTCCGTTAATGATTTCGCCTTTGGTTTGCGGGTTAATATGGAAGTTTATGCTGAACGACCAATTTGGCATTTTAAATGTCATTTTATACAAAATCGGTTTGGTCAAGACTCCTCAAAGTATCTTGTGGTTATCTGACAGCAAGTACGCGCTAATCTCCTGTATGATTGCCGACGTATGGCTTACCACACCCTTTATGATGTTGATACTTTTAGCGGGTATACAAGGAATACCTGAAAGTTTATATGAAGCGGCGCGCATTGACGGAGCCAATAAGTTTCAGAACTTCGTGCATATCACGCTGCCGAGTTTAAAACCGGTCATTGTCGTTGCAGTTATCATACGTATCATTGATGCAGCTAAATCATTTGATATTATTTGGGTTATGACACAAGGCGGTCCTAGCGGGTCCTCTTCGTTAGTAAGTACATTAATTTATAAATCGGTAGCCAGATACAATCAAGAAGGCTATGCAAGCGCAATGGCTGTCATCTTTATGATTATTTTGCTGGCCATTTGTTCATTCTTTTTTAAACAATTCTGGAATCCAACTAAGAAAGCGGTTCGATAG
- a CDS encoding response regulator, translating to MTNSPFRALIVEDDFRIARMHGKYMEMNSDYTLMGIAHNYEEALAQITNQPPDLLLLDVYLPDHSGIELLRTIRSRNIPSDTILITASKESDIVEEGLRLGVFDYLIKPFDLDHLQNTLTKYAQYKRRLTQATELNQDLLNDLMKLRAPKSATGSQLQKGIDEKTLELIQTCIQDSTDLQTAEDIAQLAGVSLSTIRNYLKYLAKEGIVDEFLQYGSIGRPQKLYRMKRK from the coding sequence ATGACAAACTCACCCTTTCGTGCACTGATCGTAGAGGATGATTTTCGAATTGCCAGAATGCATGGCAAATATATGGAGATGAATAGCGACTATACCTTAATGGGAATCGCCCATAACTATGAGGAAGCACTCGCCCAAATTACGAATCAACCGCCGGATCTGCTGCTGCTCGATGTCTACCTCCCCGACCATTCGGGAATCGAATTACTGCGTACGATACGAAGCCGAAACATTCCCTCGGACACCATTTTGATCACGGCTTCCAAAGAAAGCGATATCGTGGAGGAAGGACTCCGGCTCGGCGTCTTTGACTACTTGATCAAACCCTTTGATTTGGACCATTTACAGAACACACTTACCAAGTACGCCCAATATAAAAGACGTTTGACGCAGGCAACCGAACTGAACCAAGATCTGCTGAACGACTTAATGAAGCTCCGTGCCCCAAAAAGTGCGACCGGTTCACAGCTCCAAAAAGGGATTGATGAAAAAACATTAGAGCTGATTCAAACATGTATTCAAGACTCTACGGACCTGCAAACGGCCGAAGATATCGCTCAGTTAGCTGGCGTCAGTTTATCTACGATACGCAATTATTTGAAATACTTAGCAAAAGAAGGCATCGTTGATGAATTCCTTCAATACGGATCAATTGGCCGCCCGCAAAAGCTATATCGTATGAAAAGAAAATAG
- a CDS encoding ATP-binding protein — MPSLSLTRLKPIKLRTKINLLVLLNMALVLILLLSAISYIIVDRRFKETGERALVLARTVAGLPQIMEGLQTSQAAAIQPLADLLRKQSGAEFIVVADKNLIRYSHPNPEKIGKTLNADDLPLDQHVLKGREIQTTSTGSLGLSVRGKTPVLDAEGNPIGLVSVGFLVKDIWKDLLSLLLNMFLIGFAALFIGLVGAYLLSGHIKKQIFNMEPGEIAFLTQQQAAILDSTREGIIAVNSKGIIMTCNREAKKLLNIAGEDITGQAVHEVLPQTRLLEVLKEGAVHQDAPMIVGNTLIITNRVPVYANGKIIGAVATFRDKLQLDQIGQKLADIGQYIDSLRSQRHEFMNKLHLISGLIKMKEYEMVEELIEEINEEQQHLLDFFLSKIHDPAVVGVLIGKMHRAKEKGIQLIVDSESTLPNPCPHRDIILTFIGNSIENALEALSTTYPARGAIIVQFREEKDHICISVQDNGPGVDPGLKDKIFQDGISTKGTGRGFGLALLSKMIKSAEGQIWMESTSSGAILHAILPK; from the coding sequence ATGCCAAGCTTGTCCTTAACCAGATTGAAACCAATTAAACTAAGAACCAAGATTAATTTACTTGTGCTTTTGAATATGGCTTTGGTCCTCATTTTGTTATTGTCTGCTATTTCTTATATCATTGTAGATCGAAGGTTCAAGGAAACCGGTGAACGGGCGCTCGTTTTGGCAAGAACTGTAGCGGGACTGCCACAAATCATGGAAGGTCTGCAAACTTCGCAGGCTGCCGCAATCCAACCTTTGGCTGATCTGCTTCGCAAACAATCGGGTGCCGAGTTTATCGTAGTTGCCGATAAGAACTTGATCAGATACAGCCATCCAAATCCCGAAAAAATCGGAAAAACACTGAACGCAGATGACCTGCCGTTGGATCAACATGTGTTAAAAGGACGAGAGATTCAAACGACATCTACCGGCAGCTTAGGATTATCGGTTCGAGGTAAAACACCTGTGTTAGATGCGGAAGGCAATCCCATTGGTTTGGTATCTGTCGGATTCTTGGTAAAAGACATTTGGAAAGATTTACTTTCCCTGCTCCTAAACATGTTTCTGATCGGATTCGCCGCTCTGTTCATTGGCCTTGTCGGCGCCTATCTGTTGTCGGGACATATTAAAAAACAAATTTTCAACATGGAACCAGGTGAAATCGCTTTCCTCACGCAGCAGCAAGCTGCAATCTTGGACTCTACCCGCGAAGGAATTATTGCTGTCAACAGCAAAGGGATCATTATGACATGCAACCGGGAAGCCAAGAAATTACTCAATATCGCGGGTGAGGATATCACGGGGCAAGCCGTTCACGAGGTACTTCCGCAAACACGCTTATTAGAAGTATTGAAAGAAGGAGCGGTGCATCAGGATGCGCCGATGATTGTGGGAAATACTTTAATCATTACGAATCGTGTTCCCGTTTATGCAAACGGAAAAATCATTGGTGCCGTAGCCACCTTCAGGGATAAACTTCAGCTCGATCAAATCGGTCAAAAGCTGGCTGATATCGGACAATATATCGATTCATTGCGAAGCCAGAGACATGAATTTATGAACAAGCTGCATCTCATCTCCGGATTGATCAAAATGAAGGAATATGAGATGGTCGAGGAACTCATCGAGGAAATCAACGAGGAACAGCAGCACTTGCTAGACTTTTTTCTTTCGAAGATCCATGATCCGGCAGTTGTCGGTGTTCTAATTGGAAAAATGCACCGTGCCAAGGAAAAGGGAATTCAGTTAATCGTCGATTCCGAATCGACCCTTCCCAATCCATGTCCGCATCGTGACATTATCTTAACGTTCATCGGAAATAGTATCGAAAATGCACTGGAGGCTTTATCTACCACTTACCCTGCTCGCGGGGCGATCATTGTTCAATTCCGAGAGGAAAAAGATCATATCTGTATCTCCGTTCAAGACAACGGTCCTGGCGTAGATCCTGGACTTAAAGATAAGATTTTTCAAGATGGGATCTCGACCAAAGGCACCGGCCGCGGCTTCGGACTTGCCTTGCTGTCAAAAATGATAAAATCTGCCGAAGGGCAGATTTGGATGGAAAGCACATCTTCGGGGGCTATCTTGCATGCCATTTTACCCAAATGA
- a CDS encoding AraC family transcriptional regulator yields the protein MNLHNLSPYLRIAMDSYVSFPWYLEERVLFDYEILYLKEGRLKVTVEDEVYFGEPGDIFFFRPKQRHSISKVGTDLVRQPHLHFDLFYQEDSPDVKVSFKTFENMTNDEMKCFRSDEIDRLTIPLASHIRLRHHLAIEKILFEIIREFQMKLPFYELNIKGLFIQLFTALLRENYWNKNPHLLSNINELEQVRIFLKHNIGQKVTLDELAKISGISKYYLITLFNQTFGMSPIHYHQLMRIEKAREMIQFTEEPLKRIAELIGFPDIHSFSKAFKKIEGVNPSFYRKKKTSNS from the coding sequence TTGAACTTACACAATCTGTCTCCTTATTTACGAATTGCTATGGACAGCTATGTCTCATTTCCTTGGTATTTGGAGGAAAGGGTATTATTTGACTATGAAATCCTTTATCTCAAAGAAGGCAGATTAAAAGTTACTGTAGAGGATGAGGTTTATTTTGGGGAACCGGGCGACATATTTTTCTTTCGCCCCAAACAAAGGCATTCGATCAGCAAAGTTGGAACAGATCTAGTTCGGCAACCCCATTTGCATTTTGATTTGTTCTATCAAGAAGATAGTCCCGATGTCAAAGTTTCTTTTAAAACATTTGAAAATATGACGAACGATGAAATGAAGTGCTTCAGAAGCGACGAGATTGACAGATTAACGATTCCTCTAGCTAGTCATATCCGGTTGCGGCATCATTTAGCTATCGAGAAAATACTTTTTGAAATTATAAGAGAATTTCAAATGAAGCTGCCATTTTATGAATTGAATATTAAGGGATTGTTTATTCAATTATTCACCGCATTATTGCGTGAAAACTATTGGAACAAAAACCCTCACTTACTTTCTAATATCAATGAGCTGGAGCAAGTCCGAATTTTCTTAAAGCATAACATTGGTCAAAAAGTGACTTTGGATGAACTGGCCAAAATATCCGGAATCAGCAAGTACTATCTGATCACCCTGTTTAATCAAACGTTTGGGATGAGTCCTATCCACTATCACCAATTAATGAGAATAGAAAAAGCAAGAGAGATGATCCAGTTCACTGAAGAACCTTTAAAACGAATTGCGGAACTTATCGGATTTCCGGATATTCATTCCTTCAGTAAAGCGTTTAAAAAAATAGAAGGCGTTAATCCTTCTTTTTATCGAAAAAAGAAAACATCTAACTCATAA
- a CDS encoding NosD domain-containing protein, with the protein MASKNYYDVTEWPVGNPYEDIGEVINSIIADIKSRQTDTDVSKGGKPGAVIYIPPGDYHLGSQVVIDISYLKIMGSGHGFTSSSIRFNTSENEWADLHELWPGGSRILVDIPLEVNDEEYKGAAFYIERSGNPRISSVEFSDFCMDGLHFIENGSGETNPENTYTNGKTGIYVASACDSFRITGMGFVYLEHGITIYHADALTIHDNFIAECGNCIELRGWGQASKITDNLIGAGFKGYSIYAQNFGGLLITANNVFPRGASSIYFDGVTRSSITNNRLHSFYPGMVVFRENCSENLVSSNHFLRDHEPWTPFLGIDNGLDDLYGLLYISGNNNSVIANHFSEGINTQNIKPVGATPVIIRIVSGNGNYISNNHVVATEVHAKISDSCFSAQVDALLTTEASEPLTVTTVLVEKESLQNTILDSGSDAQVVMDKTVNAFRSTPTPGA; encoded by the coding sequence ATGGCTAGTAAAAATTATTACGACGTAACAGAGTGGCCTGTCGGTAATCCGTATGAGGATATTGGTGAGGTAATCAATAGCATTATAGCAGATATTAAAAGTAGGCAAACGGACACTGATGTGAGTAAAGGCGGAAAGCCAGGTGCGGTTATCTATATTCCACCGGGAGATTATCATCTTGGCAGTCAAGTAGTTATAGACATCAGTTATCTTAAAATTATGGGTTCTGGACACGGGTTTACATCTTCGAGTATTCGTTTTAATACTTCTGAGAATGAATGGGCGGATTTGCATGAATTGTGGCCGGGAGGAAGTCGCATACTCGTAGATATTCCCCTAGAAGTAAATGACGAGGAATATAAAGGAGCTGCATTTTATATTGAACGAAGTGGAAATCCCCGAATAAGTTCGGTAGAGTTTTCTGACTTTTGTATGGATGGTTTGCATTTTATTGAAAATGGTTCAGGAGAAACAAATCCGGAAAACACATACACTAACGGGAAAACGGGTATTTATGTTGCAAGTGCTTGTGACTCATTTCGGATTACAGGCATGGGGTTTGTGTATCTAGAGCATGGAATTACTATTTATCATGCAGATGCACTGACTATACATGATAATTTCATAGCTGAATGTGGTAACTGTATAGAACTACGAGGTTGGGGACAGGCTTCAAAAATAACCGATAACTTGATAGGAGCCGGTTTTAAAGGATATTCAATTTACGCTCAAAATTTTGGTGGACTTTTGATTACAGCGAATAATGTTTTTCCACGAGGTGCGAGCAGTATCTATTTTGATGGTGTGACACGTTCCAGTATCACAAATAATAGACTTCATTCATTTTATCCAGGAATGGTGGTATTCAGGGAAAATTGTTCGGAAAACTTGGTTTCTTCAAATCACTTTTTACGTGACCATGAACCTTGGACTCCTTTTCTGGGAATAGACAATGGTTTAGATGATTTGTATGGTCTCCTCTATATCAGTGGCAATAATAATTCTGTAATTGCTAATCACTTTTCTGAAGGAATTAATACTCAGAACATCAAGCCGGTAGGTGCAACACCTGTAATCATACGTATTGTTTCGGGGAATGGAAATTATATTTCTAATAATCATGTTGTTGCCACGGAGGTTCATGCCAAGATAAGTGATTCTTGTTTCTCTGCGCAAGTAGACGCTTTGTTGACTACCGAAGCATCAGAGCCGCTTACCGTAACAACAGTATTGGTAGAAAAAGAATCGCTTCAAAATACGATTCTTGATTCGGGAAGTGATGCACAGGTTGTTATGGACAAGACTGTAAATGCATTCAGATCCACTCCAACGCCAGGAGCATAA
- a CDS encoding glycoside hydrolase family 32 protein — protein sequence MELTRKGSISHRDALLNAEHSIARIKDFVSKDLQRLKYHFMAPAYWINDPNGLIYFKGEYHMFYQHYPYGPQWGAMHWGHAKSKDLVHWEHLPIALAPSEAYDLHERGGCFSGSAVDDGGILSILYTGTIIRDGQLIQTQCLATSEDAITFEKYAGNPVIPSPPEEGSADFRDPKVWKHDGIWYMVVGSSKDGKGKALLYNSQDLRHWEYIGVLAESDGTMGTMWECPDFFPLGERYVLMFSPMGMGDRKTIYLVGDMDYQTGKFNWDVMGDVDYGYEYYAPQSFLDDKGRRVIIAWLNAWDWMRWFKNFGPTSQNNWCGAMSAPRTVELDADGRLRFPPVEELKLLRREQYHYENVKVIPGTSLLPDYVGSDCLEIKAEFQLAGCVAEEFGFILRASEDRKQQTLLIYNTKSKELRFDRTNSDGWSEGIPSAKLDTFSDSEILNFHIFIDTCVIEVFTDNYRVAMTNNVYPDPSSIFVDLFAIGNSVNVNSIDIWKLCSSDGTLNG from the coding sequence GTGGAGTTAACAAGAAAAGGTTCAATCTCTCACCGAGATGCATTGCTTAATGCCGAGCACTCTATTGCCAGAATAAAGGATTTCGTAAGTAAGGATCTCCAGCGGTTAAAATATCATTTTATGGCGCCAGCCTACTGGATCAATGATCCTAATGGACTCATTTATTTTAAAGGCGAGTATCATATGTTTTATCAGCATTACCCGTATGGACCCCAGTGGGGGGCTATGCATTGGGGGCATGCGAAAAGCAAGGATTTGGTTCACTGGGAACACCTGCCGATCGCCTTGGCCCCAAGTGAGGCCTATGATCTACACGAGCGGGGAGGCTGTTTTTCCGGAAGTGCCGTTGATGATGGCGGAATATTGAGTATTCTCTATACGGGAACTATTATTCGTGATGGACAATTGATTCAAACTCAATGCTTGGCAACCAGCGAAGATGCAATTACATTCGAAAAATACGCCGGGAATCCAGTTATTCCATCCCCACCGGAAGAAGGATCCGCTGATTTTCGTGATCCGAAGGTATGGAAACATGACGGTATTTGGTATATGGTTGTCGGCTCAAGTAAAGATGGAAAAGGTAAGGCCTTATTGTACAACTCTCAGGATTTGCGGCATTGGGAATATATCGGCGTGTTAGCAGAAAGTGACGGTACCATGGGGACGATGTGGGAATGTCCCGATTTCTTCCCGCTGGGTGAACGTTATGTCCTGATGTTCTCGCCTATGGGCATGGGGGATAGAAAAACTATTTATCTCGTCGGTGATATGGATTACCAGACTGGTAAATTTAACTGGGACGTTATGGGAGATGTTGATTACGGTTACGAGTATTATGCTCCCCAATCGTTCCTCGATGATAAGGGTAGAAGAGTTATCATTGCTTGGCTCAACGCATGGGATTGGATGCGTTGGTTTAAAAACTTCGGTCCAACCAGCCAAAATAACTGGTGCGGAGCGATGTCGGCGCCAAGAACGGTAGAACTGGATGCAGATGGAAGATTGAGATTCCCGCCTGTTGAAGAGTTGAAGTTACTCCGGAGAGAGCAATATCATTATGAGAATGTGAAAGTTATCCCAGGAACATCGCTGTTGCCTGATTACGTCGGAAGTGATTGCCTAGAAATTAAGGCAGAGTTTCAATTGGCCGGATGTGTTGCGGAAGAGTTTGGATTTATTTTAAGGGCTTCCGAAGATAGAAAGCAGCAGACCCTATTAATTTACAATACGAAGTCCAAAGAACTTCGCTTTGATCGGACCAACTCAGACGGATGGAGTGAAGGGATTCCATCGGCAAAGCTGGACACCTTCTCCGATAGTGAGATTCTGAATTTCCATATTTTTATTGACACATGTGTCATAGAAGTGTTCACAGACAATTATCGAGTAGCTATGACCAATAATGTCTATCCAGACCCTTCAAGTATTTTTGTGGATCTGTTTGCAATTGGGAATTCGGTAAACGTGAATTCAATCGATATTTGGAAATTATGTTCCTCAGACGGCACACTAAATGGATAG